A DNA window from Deltaproteobacteria bacterium contains the following coding sequences:
- the carA gene encoding glutamine-hydrolyzing carbamoyl-phosphate synthase small subunit encodes MTQSLRVRRPAALALADGTVYRGHAFGAQAVASGEVCFNTSMTGYQEIVTDPSYAGQIVTMTCTQIGNVGANPQDEEAARPFLSGFVVKELCETPSNWRAEEPLDAFLRRWGVPGLAGIDTRALVRRIRDGGVQSGVLSTDPARQDAGDLVGAAREAPALDGRDLVAAVTTRAPYRWSEGIWPGIAGQIPRGARPEPALRLVAYDLGVKRNILRLLVEHGFDVTVVPAATSAAEALRHEPDAVFLSNGPGDPAAVAGVREPVRELAGRLPVFGICLGHQILGLALGGTTRKLKFGHRGGNQPGQDLATGKVAICAENHGYAVDAESLRAAGEPVEVTHLNLNDGTVEGLAHATRPLFSVQYHPEASPGPHDAGYFFGRFRDMVLRHKRGETVTGLDVARGR; translated from the coding sequence GTGACGCAGAGCCTCCGGGTCCGCCGCCCCGCCGCGCTGGCGCTCGCCGACGGCACCGTCTACCGCGGGCACGCCTTCGGCGCGCAGGCGGTCGCGAGCGGCGAGGTCTGCTTCAACACGAGCATGACCGGCTACCAGGAGATCGTGACCGACCCCTCCTACGCCGGGCAGATCGTGACCATGACCTGCACCCAGATCGGGAACGTCGGCGCGAACCCGCAGGACGAGGAGGCGGCGCGGCCCTTCCTGTCCGGCTTCGTCGTGAAGGAGCTCTGCGAGACGCCGAGCAACTGGCGCGCCGAGGAGCCGCTCGACGCGTTCCTCCGGCGCTGGGGCGTGCCGGGGCTTGCCGGCATCGACACCCGGGCCCTGGTGCGGCGGATCCGCGACGGCGGGGTCCAGAGCGGCGTGCTCTCGACCGATCCCGCACGCCAGGACGCCGGAGACCTGGTGGGCGCCGCCCGCGAGGCGCCGGCCCTCGACGGCCGTGACCTCGTGGCCGCCGTCACCACGCGCGCGCCCTATCGCTGGAGCGAGGGGATCTGGCCCGGCATCGCGGGCCAGATCCCGCGCGGCGCGCGGCCCGAGCCGGCGCTGCGCCTCGTCGCCTACGACCTCGGCGTGAAGCGCAACATCCTGCGCCTGCTCGTCGAGCACGGCTTCGACGTGACGGTCGTGCCCGCGGCCACGAGCGCGGCCGAGGCGCTGCGCCACGAGCCCGACGCGGTGTTCCTCTCGAACGGGCCGGGCGACCCGGCAGCGGTGGCGGGCGTGCGCGAGCCGGTGCGCGAGCTGGCCGGGCGGCTCCCGGTCTTCGGCATCTGCCTCGGGCACCAGATCCTGGGCCTCGCGCTCGGCGGCACGACGCGCAAGCTCAAGTTCGGGCACCGCGGAGGCAACCAGCCCGGCCAGGACCTCGCCACCGGGAAGGTCGCGATCTGCGCCGAGAACCACGGCTACGCGGTCGACGCGGAGTCTTTGCGGGCTGCGGGGGAGCCGGTCGAGGTCACGCACCTGAACCTGAACGACGGCACCGTGGAAGGCCTCGCGCACGCGACCCGGCCGCTCTTCTCGGTCCAGTACCACCCCGAGGCGTCGCCCGGCCCGCACGACGCCGGCTACTTCTTCGGCCGCTTCCGCGACATGGTGCTGCGCCACAAGCGCGGCGAGACGGTGACGGGCCTCGACGTCGCCAGGGGACGCTGA
- the carB gene encoding carbamoyl-phosphate synthase large subunit gives MPKRSDIHTILVIGSGPIVIGQACEFDYSGTQACKALREEGYRVVLVNSNPATIMTDPETAERTYVEPMTVESVEKIIAREKPDALLPTIGGQTALNLAIDLAEAGVLERHGVELIGAKLDAILKAEDRERFRAAMEKIGLRVPRSGYVHSVEEARALLAHVGLPAIVRPSFTLGGAGAGIAWDDAGFDAVVSWGLQQSPRHQVLLEQSVLGWKEYELEVMRDGADNVVIVCSIENFDPMGVHTGDSITVAPAQTLTDKEYQAMRSASLAIMREIGVDTGGSNVQFAVDPADGALVVVEMNPRVSRSSALASKATGFPIAKIAAKLAVGFRLDEIRNDITRETPASFEPTIDYVVTKIPRFTFEKFPQADSTLTTQMKSVGEVMAIGRTFKESFQKAVRSLEIGHDGLESPEGPGGEPLPLEALFARIDVPKPGRPWALAEALRRGVSVEELHRRSWIDPWFLRNFEEIVAAERELAGAGAAERRAWLRPAKQMGFSDRRLAFLWNTSEAEVRALRHEQGVRPVYKRVDTCGAEFEAYTPYLYSTYEDECEARPTGRRKIVILGGGPNRIGQGIEFDYCCVHAVMALREAGFETIMVNCNPETVSTDYDTSDRLYFEPLTLEDVLEIVDREKPEGVIVQLGGQTPLRLAVPLERAGVPILGTPPDAIDRAEDRERFEAVLEKLGLARPPSGMARSAGEAERVAERIGYPVLVRPSYVLGGRAMMIVHDVDALRDYMRFAVKASPEHPVLVDRFLADATEVDVDAICDGERVVIGGIMEHIEEAGVHSGDSACSLPPWSLPRLVTDEISRATRALALELGVRGLMNVQFAVKDGIVYVLEVNPRASRTVPFVSKAIGVPLAKLAALVMAGRSLDELGFTQEVVPRHFSVKEAVFPFVKFPGVDTLLGPEMKSTGEVMGIDSDFGRAYAKAQIEAGNSLPVAGRVLVSVRREDRGAVATAVKELARNGFAVLATPGTAGFLRELGVAAEAVAKVGQGADDCVARLERGEVDLVINTVELEPQAARDSLAMRRSALQRGIPYFTTAAGARAAVSAIRALQLESIGVRSLQEIHGRS, from the coding sequence GTGCCGAAGCGGAGCGACATCCACACGATCCTCGTGATCGGCTCCGGGCCGATCGTGATCGGCCAGGCCTGCGAGTTCGACTACTCGGGGACCCAGGCCTGCAAGGCGCTGCGCGAAGAGGGCTACCGGGTCGTCCTCGTGAACTCGAACCCGGCCACGATCATGACCGACCCGGAGACCGCCGAGCGCACCTACGTCGAGCCGATGACGGTCGAGAGCGTCGAGAAGATCATCGCGCGCGAGAAGCCCGATGCCCTGCTGCCGACGATCGGAGGCCAGACGGCCCTCAACCTCGCGATCGACCTCGCCGAGGCGGGCGTCCTGGAGCGCCACGGCGTCGAGCTGATCGGGGCGAAGCTCGACGCGATCCTGAAGGCCGAGGACCGCGAGCGCTTCCGCGCGGCGATGGAGAAGATCGGCCTGCGCGTGCCACGCTCGGGCTACGTGCACTCGGTCGAGGAGGCGCGCGCGCTCCTGGCCCACGTGGGCCTGCCGGCGATCGTCCGGCCCTCCTTCACGCTGGGCGGCGCGGGCGCCGGCATCGCCTGGGACGACGCCGGCTTCGACGCCGTGGTGAGCTGGGGCCTCCAGCAGTCGCCGCGCCACCAGGTCCTGCTCGAGCAGAGCGTCCTCGGCTGGAAGGAGTACGAGCTCGAGGTGATGCGCGACGGCGCCGACAACGTCGTGATCGTCTGCTCGATCGAGAACTTCGACCCGATGGGCGTCCACACGGGCGACTCGATCACGGTGGCGCCGGCCCAGACCCTCACCGACAAGGAGTACCAGGCGATGCGCTCGGCGTCGCTCGCGATCATGCGCGAGATCGGCGTGGACACGGGCGGCTCGAACGTGCAGTTCGCGGTCGACCCGGCGGACGGCGCCCTGGTGGTGGTCGAGATGAACCCGCGCGTCTCGCGCTCCTCGGCCCTGGCCTCGAAGGCCACGGGCTTCCCGATCGCCAAGATCGCCGCCAAGCTGGCGGTCGGCTTCCGGCTCGACGAGATCCGCAACGACATCACGCGCGAGACGCCCGCCAGCTTCGAGCCGACGATCGACTACGTCGTCACCAAGATCCCCCGCTTCACGTTCGAGAAGTTCCCGCAGGCGGACTCGACGCTCACCACCCAGATGAAGTCGGTGGGCGAGGTGATGGCGATCGGACGCACCTTCAAGGAGAGCTTCCAGAAGGCCGTGCGCTCGCTCGAGATCGGGCACGACGGGCTCGAGAGCCCCGAGGGCCCCGGCGGCGAGCCGCTCCCGCTCGAGGCGCTCTTCGCCCGGATCGACGTGCCGAAGCCCGGGCGCCCCTGGGCGCTGGCCGAGGCGCTGCGGCGCGGCGTCTCCGTCGAGGAGCTCCACCGCCGCTCGTGGATCGACCCCTGGTTCCTGCGCAACTTCGAGGAGATCGTGGCCGCCGAGCGCGAGCTCGCCGGAGCCGGTGCCGCCGAGCGGCGCGCCTGGCTGCGCCCCGCCAAGCAGATGGGCTTCTCGGACCGCCGCCTGGCATTCCTCTGGAACACCAGCGAGGCCGAGGTGCGCGCGCTCCGCCACGAGCAGGGCGTGCGCCCCGTCTACAAGCGCGTCGACACCTGCGGCGCGGAGTTCGAGGCCTACACGCCCTACCTCTACTCGACCTACGAGGACGAGTGCGAGGCGAGGCCCACCGGCCGCCGGAAGATCGTCATCCTGGGCGGCGGTCCGAACCGGATCGGGCAGGGCATCGAGTTCGACTACTGCTGCGTGCACGCGGTGATGGCCCTGCGCGAGGCCGGCTTCGAGACGATCATGGTGAACTGCAACCCCGAGACCGTCTCGACCGACTACGACACGAGCGACCGGCTCTACTTCGAGCCCCTGACGCTCGAGGACGTGCTCGAGATCGTCGATCGCGAGAAGCCCGAGGGGGTGATCGTGCAGCTCGGCGGGCAGACGCCGCTGCGGCTCGCCGTACCGCTCGAGCGCGCGGGCGTCCCGATCCTCGGCACGCCGCCCGATGCGATCGACCGGGCCGAGGACCGCGAGCGCTTCGAAGCGGTGCTCGAGAAGCTGGGCCTGGCGCGGCCGCCGTCCGGCATGGCGAGGAGCGCCGGGGAGGCCGAGCGGGTGGCCGAGCGGATCGGCTACCCGGTGCTCGTGCGGCCCTCCTACGTGCTCGGCGGGCGGGCCATGATGATCGTCCACGACGTGGACGCCCTGCGCGACTACATGCGCTTCGCCGTGAAGGCCTCGCCCGAGCACCCGGTGCTGGTGGACCGCTTCCTGGCCGACGCCACCGAGGTGGACGTGGACGCGATCTGCGACGGCGAGCGGGTCGTGATCGGCGGGATCATGGAGCACATCGAGGAGGCGGGGGTCCACTCGGGCGACAGCGCCTGCTCGCTCCCGCCCTGGTCGCTGCCGCGGCTCGTGACCGACGAGATCTCGCGGGCCACGCGTGCGCTGGCGCTCGAGCTCGGCGTGCGCGGGCTCATGAACGTCCAGTTCGCGGTGAAGGACGGGATCGTCTACGTGCTCGAGGTGAACCCCCGCGCTTCGCGCACCGTTCCCTTCGTCTCGAAGGCGATCGGCGTGCCGCTCGCCAAGCTGGCGGCGCTGGTGATGGCGGGCCGGAGCCTCGATGAGCTCGGCTTCACCCAGGAGGTCGTGCCGCGCCACTTCTCGGTGAAGGAGGCCGTCTTTCCCTTCGTGAAGTTCCCGGGTGTCGACACGCTCCTCGGCCCGGAGATGAAGAGCACCGGCGAGGTGATGGGCATCGACTCGGACTTCGGCCGCGCCTACGCGAAGGCGCAGATCGAGGCCGGCAACTCGCTGCCGGTCGCGGGCCGCGTCCTGGTCTCGGTGCGCCGCGAGGACCGGGGCGCCGTCGCGACCGCGGTCAAGGAGCTCGCGCGCAACGGCTTCGCCGTGCTGGCGACGCCCGGGACGGCCGGCTTCCTGCGCGAGCTCGGCGTCGCAGCCGAGGCGGTCGCGAAGGTGGGGCAGGGCGCCGACGACTGCGTCGCGCGCCTCGAGCGGGGCGAGGTCGATCTCGTGATCAACACCGTGGAGCTCGAGCCGCAGGCAGCGCGCGACTCGCTCGCGATGCGCCGCTCGGCGCTCCAGCGCGGCATTCCCTACTTCACGACGGCGGCGGGCGCCCGCGCCGCGGTGAGCGCGATCCGCGCCCTCCAGCTCGAGTCGATCGGCGTGCGCTCGCTCCAGGAGATCCACGGCCGGAGCTGA
- the recG gene encoding ATP-dependent DNA helicase RecG: protein MAASPFAAALEACLAPLRFAAADEGARAERVRDLEGSVREAAAAASALAVPRDARAVLARVQALFAEPVAGEARRRAAGEALRALEALADPAWAEQALARPASALPGIGAKRAELLARRGLATITDLLLHLPSRYDDRRRLVPVGQLEVGRRATFLARVLVSDFTPQRGRGGRFRRVLHAVVGDETGTVDLKWFQGGEALQPLLAKGTRLLVTGDVRRYRFTKELLHPELERIDEGPGGDGALGEALRQIVPDYPAPEGLPPRALRRTVQAALAEYGDLVVGHLPEALTARRGLPGAAGALRALHAPDPDADPEALAAGRTPAHERLILEELYLLELGLALRRERRIEEPGLAIPPAGPRAEAALDALPFRLTGAQRRAVAEIRADLARPHPMNRLLQGDVGSGKTAVAFLAALAVAEAGHQAALMAPTELLAEQHERSLRRLAAAGGDATALRVALLTASVPAREARERRRALAAGEIDLVVGTHALVQEGVRFASLGLAVIDEQHRFGVLQRAALAGGRSDGLSPHVLVMTATPIPRTLALTLYGELDATQIDELPPGRTPVATERVREGQGARVVTAIREALARGEQVYVVYPLVEESGKVDLRAVSESAARIARAFPEATVDLVHGRLDAAARADAMARFERGETRILVATTVIEVGVDVPNATLMVIEHAERFGLAQLHQLRGRVGRGTRPGRCMLVARAATADSEARIAALLRTTDGFAIADADLRIRGPGEFLGTRQSGRLPDFRLADLVRDARLVPVARRAAQDAVARDPGLRRDAALRRAVRARWGDRLALADVG from the coding sequence GTGGCCGCGAGCCCCTTCGCCGCCGCCCTCGAGGCCTGCCTGGCCCCGCTGCGCTTCGCGGCCGCCGACGAGGGTGCCCGGGCGGAGCGCGTGCGCGACCTCGAGGGCTCCGTGCGCGAGGCCGCGGCAGCGGCCAGCGCGCTCGCGGTCCCGCGCGACGCGCGCGCCGTCCTCGCGCGGGTGCAGGCGCTCTTCGCGGAGCCCGTGGCCGGGGAGGCGCGGCGGCGGGCAGCCGGCGAGGCGCTGCGCGCGCTCGAGGCGCTCGCGGATCCCGCCTGGGCGGAGCAGGCGCTCGCGCGGCCGGCGAGCGCGCTGCCCGGGATCGGCGCGAAGCGCGCGGAGCTGCTCGCGCGCCGCGGCCTCGCGACGATCACCGACCTGCTCCTCCACCTGCCGAGCCGCTACGACGACCGCCGGCGCCTCGTGCCGGTGGGCCAGCTCGAGGTGGGCCGCCGCGCCACCTTTCTGGCGCGGGTCCTGGTCTCGGACTTCACACCCCAGCGCGGTCGCGGCGGGCGCTTCCGCCGCGTGCTCCACGCCGTCGTCGGCGACGAGACGGGCACCGTGGACCTCAAGTGGTTCCAGGGCGGCGAGGCGCTCCAGCCGCTCCTCGCGAAGGGCACGCGCCTCCTCGTCACGGGCGACGTGCGCCGCTACCGCTTCACGAAGGAGCTGCTCCACCCCGAGCTCGAGCGGATCGACGAAGGGCCGGGCGGCGACGGGGCGCTCGGCGAGGCGCTGCGCCAGATCGTGCCCGACTACCCGGCGCCCGAGGGGCTCCCGCCGCGCGCGCTGCGCCGCACCGTGCAGGCTGCCCTCGCGGAGTACGGCGATCTCGTGGTGGGCCATCTGCCGGAGGCACTCACCGCACGGCGCGGGCTGCCGGGCGCGGCCGGGGCCCTGCGCGCGCTCCACGCTCCGGATCCCGATGCGGACCCGGAGGCGCTCGCCGCCGGCCGCACGCCCGCCCACGAGCGGCTGATCCTCGAGGAGCTCTACCTGCTCGAGCTCGGCCTCGCGCTGCGCCGCGAGCGCCGGATCGAGGAGCCGGGGCTCGCGATCCCGCCCGCCGGCCCGCGCGCCGAGGCCGCGCTCGACGCGCTCCCCTTCCGCCTGACCGGCGCGCAGCGCCGCGCCGTCGCCGAGATCCGCGCCGACCTCGCACGCCCGCACCCGATGAACCGCCTGCTGCAGGGCGACGTCGGGAGCGGCAAGACCGCCGTCGCCTTCCTGGCGGCGCTCGCGGTCGCGGAGGCGGGACACCAGGCGGCGTTGATGGCCCCGACCGAGCTGCTCGCCGAGCAGCACGAGCGCTCGCTGCGCCGGCTCGCCGCCGCGGGCGGCGACGCCACGGCGCTGCGCGTGGCCCTCCTCACCGCGTCGGTGCCCGCCCGCGAGGCGCGCGAGCGCCGCCGCGCGCTGGCGGCCGGGGAGATCGACCTCGTGGTCGGGACCCACGCCCTGGTCCAGGAGGGCGTGCGCTTCGCGAGCCTCGGGCTCGCCGTGATCGACGAGCAGCACCGCTTCGGCGTCCTCCAGCGCGCCGCGCTCGCCGGCGGGCGCAGCGACGGCCTCTCGCCCCACGTGCTGGTCATGACCGCGACCCCGATCCCGCGCACGCTCGCGCTGACCCTCTACGGCGAGCTCGACGCCACCCAGATCGACGAGCTCCCGCCCGGCCGCACGCCGGTCGCGACCGAGCGGGTCCGGGAGGGGCAGGGCGCCCGCGTGGTGACGGCGATCCGCGAGGCGCTCGCGCGGGGCGAGCAGGTCTACGTCGTCTACCCGCTCGTCGAGGAGTCCGGGAAGGTCGACCTGCGCGCCGTCTCGGAGTCCGCGGCCCGCATCGCGCGTGCCTTCCCGGAGGCAACGGTCGATCTCGTGCACGGCCGCCTCGACGCCGCGGCCCGCGCCGACGCGATGGCGCGCTTCGAGCGGGGCGAGACCCGGATCCTCGTCGCGACGACGGTGATCGAGGTCGGCGTAGACGTGCCGAACGCGACCCTCATGGTGATCGAGCACGCCGAGCGCTTCGGCCTGGCGCAGCTCCACCAGCTCCGCGGGCGCGTCGGGCGCGGCACGCGCCCCGGCCGCTGCATGCTGGTGGCGCGCGCCGCCACCGCCGACAGCGAGGCCCGCATCGCCGCGCTGCTGCGCACGACCGACGGCTTCGCGATCGCCGACGCGGACCTGCGCATCCGCGGCCCGGGCGAGTTCCTGGGCACCCGCCAGAGCGGCCGCCTGCCCGACTTCCGGCTGGCCGACCTGGTGCGCGACGCCCGCCTCGTCCCCGTGGCCCGGCGCGCGGCGCAGGACGCCGTGGCGCGCGACCCGGGCCTGCGCCGCGACGCGGCGCTGCGGCGCGCCGTGCGCGCGCGCTGGGGCGACCGGCTGGCGCTCGCCGACGTCGGCTGA
- a CDS encoding SDR family oxidoreductase, whose amino-acid sequence MDLQGKAAIVSGGGTGVGRATALALARRGCGVVVNYSRSQAEAEETAAEASALGVRALAVQADVADDAACRRLVDTAVRALGRLDVLVNNAGATVFVPLANLDGVSGDDWTRILGVNLIGPFQLARAARAPMEAAGGGAIVNVSSVAGLAGIGSSIPYCASKAGLNVLTLILARTLAPRIRVNAVAPGFITGRWLEGGLGAAYEPVKKAMEARSPLARVCTPEDVAQVILALVADADMVTGQVVPVEGGMLIAG is encoded by the coding sequence ATGGACCTGCAGGGCAAGGCGGCGATCGTGAGCGGAGGCGGCACGGGTGTCGGGCGGGCCACGGCGCTGGCGCTCGCGCGCCGCGGCTGCGGGGTCGTCGTGAACTACAGCCGCTCGCAGGCGGAGGCGGAGGAGACCGCGGCGGAGGCTTCGGCGCTCGGCGTCCGCGCGCTCGCCGTCCAGGCCGACGTCGCCGACGACGCCGCCTGCCGGCGCCTCGTCGACACGGCCGTGCGCGCGCTCGGCCGGCTCGACGTGCTCGTGAACAACGCCGGCGCCACGGTCTTCGTCCCGCTCGCGAACCTCGACGGCGTCTCGGGCGACGACTGGACCCGGATCCTCGGCGTGAACCTGATCGGCCCCTTCCAGCTCGCCCGCGCCGCGCGCGCACCGATGGAGGCGGCCGGCGGCGGCGCGATCGTGAACGTGTCGAGCGTCGCCGGGCTCGCCGGCATCGGCAGCTCGATCCCCTACTGCGCCTCGAAGGCGGGGCTCAACGTCCTGACCCTGATCCTGGCGCGCACGCTCGCACCCCGGATCCGCGTCAACGCGGTGGCGCCCGGCTTCATCACCGGCCGCTGGCTCGAGGGGGGGCTCGGCGCCGCCTACGAGCCCGTCAAGAAGGCGATGGAGGCGCGCTCGCCGCTCGCGCGCGTCTGCACGCCCGAGGACGTCGCGCAGGTGATCCTCGCGCTCGTCGCCGACGCCGACATGGTGACCGGCCAGGTGGTGCCGGTGGAAGGCGGGATGCTGATCGCGGGGTGA
- a CDS encoding transcriptional regulator — translation MSARTRDGGPGGRDASPPGAGATRTPRQRLRALLRREAFAFGVLREVLGLSLRQLEEELRHVARSARGQGERLVAEPARCLACGFRFRDRETRHLHAPGRCPRCRSERIADPSYRLERRDEAG, via the coding sequence GTGAGCGCCCGCACGCGTGACGGCGGCCCCGGCGGCCGCGACGCTTCCCCGCCCGGCGCCGGCGCGACGCGCACGCCGCGCCAGCGCCTGCGCGCGCTCCTGCGCCGCGAGGCCTTCGCCTTCGGCGTGCTGCGCGAGGTGCTCGGGCTCTCGCTGCGCCAGCTCGAGGAGGAGCTGCGCCACGTCGCGAGGAGCGCGCGCGGGCAGGGTGAGCGGCTCGTGGCGGAGCCCGCCCGCTGCCTCGCCTGCGGCTTCCGCTTCCGCGACCGCGAGACCCGCCACCTCCACGCGCCCGGCCGCTGCCCGCGCTGCCGCAGCGAGCGGATCGCCGATCCCAGCTACCGCCTCGAACGCCGGGACGAGGCGGGCTAG
- a CDS encoding NAD(P)-binding protein, which yields MARILVVGGGVAGLASALALSQDGHTVRIVERDPTPLPASPVEAFERWERRGAPQVWHSHAFLARLRNLLLARAPEVLEALHAHGAYDLRFADYLPPTVEDRRPEPGDEELTLFACRRITFEWVLRRAVLARPGVEWRCGAEVVGLVAGRDAASGLPRVAGARVRGEAGDESWDADVVVDAGGRRSRIVPWLAAIGAGPVEEESEECGIFYSSRFYRLRPGASPPPNQGVVGADLGYMKFAIFPGDGGIFSITLAASLEDDPMRALVHTGPFEAAARALPATREWIDPARAEPVTEVRTMAKLLNRRRRFLRDGRPLALGLHVVGDAAICSNPLYGRGCALAFVHAYALADALRAHGADPQAAALAFDAATGRELLPWYRAARDQDREAREIAAAEARGEGGATPAAAAPGQPVDPKAFVRSVLRDGLIPALRTDATVVRAFMRVFNLLAAPDALMSDPVLVGRVLTAWRERDRRPALPAAGPEREAMLAVLSEAA from the coding sequence ATGGCGCGGATCCTGGTGGTGGGCGGCGGCGTCGCGGGTCTGGCGTCGGCGCTGGCGCTCTCGCAGGACGGGCATACGGTTCGGATCGTCGAGCGCGACCCGACGCCGCTCCCGGCGAGCCCCGTCGAGGCCTTCGAGCGCTGGGAGCGGCGCGGCGCCCCCCAGGTGTGGCACTCGCACGCCTTCCTGGCCCGCCTGCGCAACCTGCTCCTCGCCCGCGCGCCCGAGGTCCTCGAGGCGCTCCACGCCCACGGCGCCTACGACCTGCGCTTCGCCGACTACCTGCCGCCCACCGTCGAGGACCGCAGGCCCGAGCCGGGCGACGAGGAGCTGACGCTCTTCGCGTGTCGCCGGATCACCTTCGAGTGGGTGCTGCGGCGCGCGGTCCTGGCACGGCCCGGGGTCGAGTGGCGCTGCGGGGCCGAGGTCGTGGGCCTCGTGGCCGGGCGCGACGCGGCGAGCGGGCTCCCGCGCGTCGCCGGCGCCCGCGTGCGCGGCGAGGCGGGCGACGAGAGCTGGGACGCGGACGTGGTCGTCGACGCCGGCGGGCGCCGCTCGCGGATCGTCCCGTGGCTCGCGGCGATCGGCGCGGGCCCCGTCGAGGAGGAGTCCGAGGAGTGCGGGATCTTCTACTCCTCGCGCTTCTACCGGCTGCGCCCGGGCGCCTCGCCGCCGCCCAACCAGGGCGTGGTGGGCGCCGACCTGGGCTACATGAAGTTCGCGATCTTCCCGGGCGACGGCGGGATCTTCTCGATCACGCTTGCCGCCTCGCTCGAGGACGACCCGATGCGCGCGCTCGTGCACACGGGCCCCTTCGAGGCCGCGGCCCGCGCGCTGCCCGCCACCCGCGAGTGGATCGACCCCGCGCGCGCCGAGCCCGTCACCGAGGTGCGCACGATGGCAAAGCTCCTGAACCGGCGCCGGCGCTTCCTGCGCGACGGGCGGCCGCTGGCGCTCGGCCTGCACGTGGTCGGCGACGCCGCGATCTGCAGCAATCCCCTCTACGGCCGCGGCTGCGCCCTGGCCTTCGTGCACGCCTACGCGCTCGCCGACGCGCTGCGCGCGCACGGCGCCGACCCGCAGGCCGCCGCGCTCGCCTTCGACGCCGCGACCGGGCGCGAGCTCCTGCCCTGGTACCGGGCCGCCCGCGACCAGGATCGCGAGGCGCGCGAGATCGCGGCCGCCGAGGCGCGCGGCGAGGGCGGCGCCACCCCGGCCGCCGCCGCGCCCGGCCAGCCCGTCGATCCGAAGGCCTTCGTGCGCTCGGTCCTGCGCGACGGCCTGATCCCGGCGCTGCGCACGGACGCGACGGTCGTGCGCGCCTTCATGCGCGTCTTCAACCTGCTGGCCGCGCCCGACGCGCTGATGAGCGACCCGGTCCTCGTGGGCCGGGTCCTCACCGCCTGGCGCGAGCGCGACCGCCGGCCCGCGCTCCCGGCCGCGGGGCCCGAGCGCGAGGCGATGCTCGCGGTCCTCTCCGAGGCCGCGTGA